In the genome of Fusarium fujikuroi IMI 58289 draft genome, chromosome FFUJ_chr02, one region contains:
- a CDS encoding related to 20S proteasome maturation factor, giving the protein MRIVPGNSNAQTYTHISHTSSAPSAPGIHDTLRHGVGASPFDSKSTPASAHPLEARLKNWEATQEALKMETLRRTYGMAEPIRRGMELKIVQNGEWRPMALGNGLPSVHEDILRGRDATITWEDVFTGDETRAVAGFHDEMEKKLKIQ; this is encoded by the coding sequence ATGCGTATCGTCCCCGGCAACTCCAACGCCCAGACCTACACTCACATTTCGCACACATCCTCCGCCCCCTCCGCCCCGGGCATCCACGATACTCTCCGCCACGGTGTCGGCGCATCCCCCTTCGACTCCAAGTCCACGCCCGCCTCTGCTCATCCCCTCGAAGCCCGCCTCAAGAACTGGGAGGCTACTCAGGAGGCTCTCAAGATGGAGACGCTTCGACGCACCTATGGCATGGCTGAGCCTATTCGACGTGGCATGGAGCTCAAGATTGTTCAGAACGGCGAGTGGCGGCCCATGGCCCTCGGCAATGGCCTCCCTAGCGTTCACGAGGATATTCTTAGGGGCCGTGATGCTACGATTACCTGGGAGGACGTATTCACTGGCGATGAGACAAGAGCCGTTGCTGGATTCCacgatgagatggaaaagaagctcaagatccagTAA
- a CDS encoding related to Putative mitochondrial repair protein, whose product MRSIPTRPPIIRIANGTFYRHHPNSALSRPNPPLFSDLSFELASASNSPRNWCIVGPSLSGKTTFLQALRGRFLCEPPIARSYPYLSTEGVPKRLRTPQKAIEYVGFDAEQIGGALGGGVATSAYLSARYESRREITDFSLRDFLMGNTELNPMQMEPSQDEATISPDLLSRVVKDLKLEPLLDLPVSFLSNGQGRRARIARALLTKPEVLLLDEPFMGLDPPTVSGLSPLLHSLAEKASPRLVLSARPQDPVPDWITHLVYLRTDCQVGSMGPKEEVLDGLKKYVRGVRKGGLTEDERLPLHSLVDIGRVLPSSASTEASGDLGEASCKELEPINPKAEPLVEMNGCKVQYRGKIALGNWTQQTTDGSKDGLIWTVRRGERWGVFGPNGSGKTTIVSLLCSDHPQSYSLPIKLFGRSRLPEPGTGQRPLTFWDIQSRIGHSSPEVHQHMPRNLTVRQVIENAWSETFRATPKLDSEAKEKVEAALRWFAPELHPSYSSASHENLSWADDYMFGGLSFSAQRVALFVRSMIKSPDVVVLDEAFSGMDDAVRDKCTLFLEQGEAKTYRGEEIIESDVYKSDQVKIPGLSDQQALICIAHVKEEVPDCVREWLCLPEANTGRAARFGRLDGPLRTDENRWHEIWGF is encoded by the coding sequence ATGAGGTCAATTCCGACTCGTCCTCCGATCATTCGGATTGCCAATGGCACATTCTATCGCCATCATCCAAATTCAGCATTATCACGTCCAAACCCACCTCTCTTTAGTGACTTGAGCTTTGAGTTGGCTTCTGCATCGAACTCACCTCGAAATTGGTGTATTGTAGGCCCATCTCTGTCTGGTAAAACAACGTTTCTTCAGGCTCTGAGGGGTAGGTTTCTCTGCGAGCCACCTATTGCGAGATCATATCCCTACCTTTCTACTGAGGGAGTACCCAAGCGGTTACGAACGCCGCAAAAGGCAATCGAGTATGTGGGCTTCGATGCTGAGCAGATTGGAGGAGCGctcggtggtggtgttgcaACGAGTGCCTATCTCTCTGCGCGATATGAGTCGCGACGGGAGATTACGGACTTCTCACTAAGGGATTTCCTCATGGGCAACACAGAGCTCAATCCCATGCAGATGGAACCCAGCCAGGATGAGGCTACTATCTCGCCAGATCTTCTTTCTCGAGTTGTCAAGGACCTGAAGCTTGAGCCCCTGCTAGATCTTCCGGTCTCTTTTCTTAGTAACGGGCAAGGTCGAAGGGCACGTATCGCTCGTGCACTTCTCACCAAGCCTGAAGTTCTCTTACTTGATGAGCCTTTCATGGGGTTGGACCCGCCTACAGTCTCAGGTTTAAGCCCATTACTACACTCGCTGGCTGAGAAAGCAAGCCCGCGTCTTGTTCTTAGTGCACGACCACAGGATCCTGTCCCTGACTGGATCACTCACCTCGTGTACCTAAGAACAGACTGCCAAGTGGGATCCATGGGGCCTAAGGAGGAAGTTCTTGACGGTCTCAAGAAGTACGTCCGTGGAGTCCGAAAGGGTGGACTTACAGAAGATGAGAGGCTACCGCTGCATTCACTTGTTGATATCGGTCGTGTACTACCATCAAGTGCTTCTACAGAAGCCTCTGGTGATCTAGGGGAAGCATCATGTAAGGAGCTTGAGCCGATAAATCCCAAAGCCGAGCCCCTCGTTGAGATGAATGGCTGCAAAGTTCAGTATCGTGGGAAAATTGCACTTGGTAACTGGACACAGCAAACCACTGACGGTTCTAAAGACGGTTTGATATGGACAGTTCGACGTGGTGAGCGTTGGGGAGTTTTTGGTCCTAATGGTTCAGGCAAAACAACCATAGTATCTTTGCTCTGCTCGGATCATCCTCAGTCTTACTCTCTTCCCATCAAACTATTCGGGCGATCTCGTCTCCCAGAACCTGGTACAGGCCAGCGGCCACTTACATTTTGGGACATCCAGTCCAGAATTGGACACTCGAGCCCTGAAGTTCATCAGCACATGCCTCGGAACTTGACTGTGCGCCAAGTGATTGAGAATGCTTGGTCAGAAACATTTCGAGCGACGCCGAAGCTAGACAGTGAAGCCaaagagaaggttgaggcaGCCCTTCGCTGGTTTGCTCCCGAACTACATCCAAGCTATTCTTCGGCATCGCACGAGAACCTCTCCTGGGCGGATGATTACATGTTTGGCGGTCTGTCTTTCAGCGCACAACGCGTTGCGCTCTTCGTCAGATCCATGATCAAGAGCCCAGATGTTgtggttcttgatgaagctttTAGCGGCATGGATGATGCAGTACGAGACAAATGCACGCTGTTCCTTGAACAAGGTGAGGCCAAAACATATCGAGGCGAAGAGATCATCGAGAGTGACGTCTACAAGTCTGATCAGGTCAAGATCCCAGGTCTTTCCGACCAGCAAGCGCTGATCTGCATTGCTCATGTCAAGGAAGAGGTGCCAGACTGTGTAAGAGAGTGGCTGTGTCTTCCTGAGGCCAACACGGGACGGGCAGCAAGATTTGGACGACTTGATGGGCCATTGAGAACTGATGAGAATAGATGGCATGAAATATGGGGTTTTTAA